One window of the Triticum dicoccoides isolate Atlit2015 ecotype Zavitan chromosome 3B, WEW_v2.0, whole genome shotgun sequence genome contains the following:
- the LOC119279868 gene encoding uncharacterized protein LOC119279868: MASPSLLTVHLRGSASPPDAASSVAIVEGGDGVDLAQVGLALGLDPATVGLNGYFLSCGSGYVSLAVSWGELLAFFATGDPDAPVAVDGGPVPSPPEPRVVLSSKRTPGMETENCSKKSRLQHNSSAQSKADEELLTDEITLGLKRRLTLDEASPSKKIKQVDYSSVNGVEAQQPVTYSCSFASSHDKRPTDEEMVISMSRKGVW; this comes from the exons ATGGCTTCGCCGTCGCTCCTGACCGTGCACCTGCGCGGGTCTGcttcgccgcccgacgccgcctcgTCGGTGGCGATCGTGGAGGGAGGCGACGGGGTGGACCTCGCCCAGGTGGGCCTCGCGCTGGGGCTGGACCCGGCCACTGTCGGCCTCAACGGCTACTTCCTAAGCTGCGGCTCCGGCTACGTTTCCTTGGCGGTCAGCTGGGGCGAGCTCCTCGCCTTCTTCGCCACGGGCGACCCCGACGCGCCCGTCGCCGTTGACGGAGGGCCCGTACCTTCTCCGCCAG AGCCCAGAGTTGTTCTATCCTCAAAGCGAACGCCTGGGATGGAGACCGAAAATTGTTCCAAGAAGAGCAGGCTCCAACACAACAGCTCAGCTCAGTCAAAAGCAGACGAAGAACTACTTACCGATGAGATCACCCTTGGTTTGAAGAGAAGACTCACATTGGACGAGGCTAGTCCATCTAAGAAGATTAAACAAGTAGACTACAGCTCAG TCAATGGAGTAGAAGCACAGCAGCCAGTTACATACTCTTGCAGCTTCGCCAGCAGTCACGACAAGCGGCCAACGGATGAGGAGATGGTCATCTCAATGTCGCGTAAGGGAGTCTGGTGA